In Physeter macrocephalus isolate SW-GA chromosome 2, ASM283717v5, whole genome shotgun sequence, a single window of DNA contains:
- the OR1I1 gene encoding LOW QUALITY PROTEIN: olfactory receptor 1I1 (The sequence of the model RefSeq protein was modified relative to this genomic sequence to represent the inferred CDS: inserted 1 base in 1 codon; deleted 2 bases in 1 codon; substituted 3 bases at 3 genomic stop codons) — translation MEPENXTVVSEFLLLGLLEKSEHQIFLWAVPLMYLVTVFGNLLIILANTTDTHLHTPMYFFLSNLSLVDVFLSSTTVPKMLVNLWTXSQAIPFMPCPDVCCLAQMYAFHLFGTIDSFLLAVMAIDRFMAIVHPLCYLAIMSPCVGGLLVGGPWLITNLQPLVHTCLMAQLTFCAGCEIPHFFCNLIPLPXLSGSDTHTNEPVIFPFGIILGISSLACILFSYTSIFQSVFKILSSQVKWKAFSTCSSHLTVVSLYHGTIFTVYLQPGSPXSSQKDKAAALMCGVVIPMLNPFIYSLRNKDMKAALRKLVGKVAPLSVLGQNSCSAPTMFQDHCSVPGTQGYIPSLLSRHSESGGG, via the exons ATGGAACCAGAAAACTGAACAGTAGTCTCAGAATTCCTCCTCCTGGGACTCTTGGAAAAGTCAGAGCATCAGATCTTCCTCTGGGCTGTTCCTCTCATGTACCTGGTCACCGTCTTTGGAAACCTGCTCATCATCCTGGCCAACACCACAGACACCCACCTCCACACACCCATGTACTTCTTCCTCTCCAACCTGTCCCTGGTCGACGTCTTCTTGTCTTCCACCACCGTCCCCAAGATGCTGGTGAACCTCTGGACTTAGAGCCAAGCCATCCCCTTT ATGCCTTGCCCAGATGTATGCTGCCTTGCCCAGATGTATGCCTTCCACCTGTTCGGGACCATAGACAGCTTCCTCCTGGCTGTGATGGCCATTGATAGGTTCATGGCCATTGTCCACCCTCTGTGCTACTTGGCCATCATGAGCCCCTGTGTGGGGGGGCTGTTGGTGGGGGGGCCATGGCTGATCACCAACCTCCAGCCCCTTGTGCACACCTGCCTCATGGCTCAACTGACCTTCTGTGCCGGCTGTGAAATCCCCCACTTCTTCTGCAACCTCATACCCCTGCCGTAGCTCTCTGgctcagacacacacaccaacGAGCCGGTGATCTTTCCTTTCGGCATCATCTTGGGCATCAGCTCCCTCGCGTGCATCCTCTTCTCTTATACTTCCATTTTCCAGTCAGTCTTCAAGATCCTTTCTTCTCAGGTCAAATGGAAAGCCTTCTCCACTTGCAGCTCACACCTCACCGTGGTGTCACTATACCATGGCACCATCTTCACTGTGTACCTGCAGCCCGGATCTC GCTCCTCCCAGAAGGACAAGGCGGCTGCCCTGATGTGTGGGGTGGTCATCCCCATGCTGAATCCCTTTATCTACAGCCTAAGGAACAAGGACATGAAGGCAGCCCTGAGGAAGCTGGTTGGCAAAGTAGCCCCCCTCTCAGTCCTAGGGCAGAATAGTTGTTCGGCACCTACCATGTTCCAGGACCACTGTtcagtgcctgggacacaggGATACATCCCATCTCTGCTCTCAAGGCATTCAGAGTCTGGTGGGGGTTAG